The following DNA comes from Legionella sp. PATHC032.
TCTCCCTGACAACATTACAGAAGAGCAAGCGGCTATTCTCGATCCGTTTGGAAATGCTGCTCATTGTGCGTTGGCATTTGATGTTGTCGGCGAAGACGTTTTGATTACTGGCGCAGGTCCCATAGGCATCATGGCTGCAGCCATCGTAAGGCATATTGGTGCACGACATGTTGTTATCACCGATGTTAATGATCATCGATTGGAACTGGCGAGACAAATGGGTGTCAGCCGAGCGGTCAATGTCAAATACCAAAAATTAAGTGATGTGGCTAATGAGTTGGGAATGCTCGAAGGGTTTGATGTTGGTCTGGAAATGTCAGGGAATCCTATGGCATTAAACGACATGATGAAAGCGATGAATCATGGTGGCCATGTGGCTTTATTAGGTATTCCACCACAAGAAACCCCGATAGATTGGAACCAGGTTATTTTCAAGGGATTGGTTATTAAGGGTATTTATGGGCGAGAAATGTTTGAAACCTGGTATAAGATGATTGCTATGCTACAAAGTGGTTTAAATATTTCCCCTGTTATTACTCATAATTTCCCAGTAGATGAATATCAGTACGCATTTCAAATTATGGCATCGGGTCAGTCAGGAAAAGTCATACTGAACTGGTAGTATTGTTTGATAAAAGGCTGATTATAGAGAGTTGGAGCGATTATGGCGCAGTATATATTCACTATGAATAGAGTGAGCAAGATTGTTGAGAACCAAAGATTTATTTTAAAGGATATTTCATTAAGTTTTTTTCCTGGAGCAAAAATTGGTGTATTAGGACTAAATGGTTCTGGAAAATCTACTCTATTGCGGATTATGGCAGGTGTTGATACACAATATGAAGGCGAAGCAAGACCTCAACCAGGAATTAAAATCGGGTATCTTGCTCAAGAACCTGAGCTTGACTTGAATAAAACTGTGCGTGAAATCGTCGAGGAAGGCGTCGCTGAAATTAAAGAAAAACTGTCTCGTTTCGATGCCATTAGTATGCGTTTTGCAGAACCAATGAGCGATGATGAGATGAATGCCTTGTTAACAGAGCAAGGTGAGTTACAAAATGAGATAGAAGCTTGTGGCGGTTGGGACCTGGAGAGAAAGCTTGATGTGGCTGCTGATGCATTAAGATTACCTGAGTGGGATGCCATAATAGAAAAACTGTCTGGTGGTGAACGCAGGCGTGTTGCTCTTTGCCGATTATTGCTATCAAGTCCTGATATGTTGCTTCTTGATGAACCTACCAACCATTTGGATGCAGAAAGTGTTGCCTGGTTAGAGCATTACCTTGAAGAGTTTACTGGCACTGTAGTTGCAATTACCCATGACAGGTATTTCCTGGATAATGCGGCGGAATGGATTTTGGAATTGGATCGAGGTGAAGGTATCCCTTATAAGGGGAACTACAGTTCCTGGCTCGAACAAAAAGAAGCACGGTTGAGTATGGAGAAAAAGCAGGAGGATGCTTTGCAACGTGCCATTAAAGCAGAATTGGAATGGGTTAGAACCTCACCCAAAGGTCGTCATGCAAAAAATAAAGCCCGCTTGGCCCGATTTGAAGAAATGAATTCCAAGGAATTCCAAAAGCGTAATGAAACCAATGAAATATATATCCCGCCCGGTGAACGGTTAGGTGATTTGGTTCTGGAAGGTGAAAAAATATGCAAATCTTACGGCGACAGGATATTAATAGATAATTTTGATTTCAAACTTCCCAAAGGCGGTATTTTAGGAATTATTGGTCCTAATGGAGCAGGTAAGTCTACTTTTTTAAAAATGTTAACCGGGCAGGAAGAGCCAGACAAAGGTGTCATTCGTATTGGAGAAACAGTGAAGTTGGCTTATGTTGATCAGATGCGGGACAATCTAAACCCCAACAATTCGGTGTGGCAGGAAATTTCAGATGGTCATGACATTATGCAGATAGGTAATTTCCAAATGCCTTCGCGAGCCTATGTTGGGCGTTTTAATTTTAAAGGGACGGATCAACAAAAGAAAATTTCTCAATTGTCTGGTGGAGAGCGTAACCGGGTTCATTTGGCAAAATTGTTGAAAAGTGGCGGGAATGTTTTGCTCCTCGATGAGCCCAGTAATGATTTGGATGTTGAGACATTGAGAGCATTGGAAGAGGCCATTCTTAATTTTCCAGGTTGTGCTATAGTGATTTCTCACGATAGATGGTTTTTAGATAGAATTTGTACCCATTTGATGGCTTTTGAAGGCGATTCACAAATAACCTTTTTCGAAGGTAATTACACTGAATACGAAGCAGACAGAAAGCGTCGGTTGGGTGATGAGGCTAACAGACCATCACGAATTAAGTATCGAAAGTTAAGTGATTAATTAAGGCCACCGGGTTTTACTATTGTGGAGATAAAATCTAAATGAAAAAAATTTATTGGGCAGTCATTTTAATGTGCCTTGGGTTAACTTCGTGTGTTGAGTTTGATGAATCAACCTTAATTACCGACGATGCGGGTTATGTACATAGGACCGTTCATTATTTAAGGGATAAAAGAGGACGCAATTATTTCCCAATGCAAATTAAAGCGCCAGGAGAAAGATTATTTGTTTTTGATCCTAAAGCGTCTGCCTGGGCGGCCTACGATGAAGAGGGTCATCGTGTAATGACAGGGGCCGGTTCTGGTGGAATAGATGTTTGTGAAGAAAATCCAAATCAATCTTGCAGGACGATAACCGGAACATTCAGGATTTATAACAAGCGAGGTATTGACTGTCGTTCGGGTGAATACCCAGTCGATACGAAAGGCGGGGCTAAAATGCCTTACTGCATGTATTTTTACAGAGGATTCACTATTCACGCAGCTTATGAAGTTCCAGAGCACCCATCAAGCCATGGTTGTGTCAGGGTTTTCCCCAGCGCGGCCAAATGGTTGAATGAAGAGTTCTTGCGAGTTGGAACGAAAGTCATCGTATTAGCCTACCCTGATCAAAACGGGGTGAAAACCATGTCCTCATTGGAAAAAGTGAATTAAAATTTGGACTGTTGTTTTAAAACATTAATGTAATTTGAGAGACACTTTAATTTTTAAAGTGTCTCAATTCAGTAGTTTTTGATTGTCAATAAAACGGAAATTTAAGTAATGGATTATATAACTCCTTTTACTCCCTATCTAAGTGCCGTTGGTGGATTACTGATTGGCTTAAGTGCCGTACTTTTTTTATGGTTAGACGGCCGTATAGCAGGTATCAGCGGAATGATACACGGACTCTGTCCACCTGAAAAACCATTCACAGTATGGCGTATTGCTTTTTTATTTGGTTTGGCTGCTGCCGGATTATTCTATTTCGTGAGCCCTGTTGTTCAGTTTCCTTTAAGGACACATTATCCGGTTTTACTATTATTAATTGGTGGGTTTTTGGTGGGTTTTGGAACCCGAATGGGTCAAGGCTGCACTTCTGGGCATGGGGTATGTGGATTGGCCAGATTTTCCAAACGTTCATTCATAGCGACATTGCTTTTTATCTTATCTGCAGTGATTACTGTGTATCTGATAAGACATGAAGGAGGATTGTATTAATGTACAATATCATGTCATTTCTATGTGGTTTGTTATTTGGACTTGGGTTAACTCTTTCAAACATGATTAATCCTAACAAGGTATTAAATTTTCTTGATATTACTGGATTTTGGGATCCAAGTTTACTGATTGTAATGGCTGTTGCGGTCATTGTGACTTTTCTGGGATATCAATTGGTAAAGAAATTTGATAAACCAATATTTTGCAATCAATTTTATTTACCCGAGAAGAAAAAGATAGAGAAAAAATTAATATTGGGCAGTATCATTTTTGGAATCGGTTGGGGGGTTGCTGGATACTGCCCGGGTCCATCCATTACTGCCTTGGCTACCTTGAATTCAGATCCGGTTTATTTTCTGATTGGGCTGATAGCAGGCTCATGGTCTTATTACTGGCTATTTAAAAAGAGAAATATTCAAAAATAAAACTCTCAGAGGAAGTGCCAGGTGGCCACACCTGAGGCTCACCCCTCGATTTTGACTTTAAGATCCAGAATATTGGCATTAATTGTCACCCGGCCTGTAGTAAAGGGGACTGGTACATTGTTTACCTTGGCTTTGTTTTGAATGCTGGGGTTAGAGTACACATGTCCCAATATAAGCTCCATGGAGGCGTTTTCCGTAAAGCGGTAGTCACCAATCAAGCCAAGAAAGTATTGAGTATCAGAAGGGAAAACAATAGTTCGAAGGCCATCTTCTTCAGGACCATCATCTATCATGCCTGCCAGCGCAATGCCTAATTTATCTGAAACTTGCTTACGTATTGCAGCAAGATAAGCATAAGAGGCATCAAAATGCATATCAAAAATAAAGTTGGTAAATGGCGGTGGTGCTGCTGTGTTATAAAGTCTCACTTTTTGATTAGCGTTCCATTCGCTTTGAAACACTTGCAAATTGATGAGCCATTTGGGATTAAAAATATGGACATAACTTACAACTGTTGTTGCTGGCATATAAAAACCAAATTGGAAATCAGGGTTGGCGGTTAACCCCAGATAACTGGTTCCTGAAGTATTTTGGCGAATTCTTGAATAATAAGTGATACCAAGGAAATTGGTATCATTCACAGCATAGTTGGCTCCTAAATTATAACCAACACCAAAACTGGAGGATCGATTAATTAAATTCGCATAAGTGGACTGGCCTGTAGGAAAAGCCCAATTGACTTCATTCTTTAGTAGTACATTAAAGTTTATACCGCCACCAATGTGCAGTTTCTTGCTAATCGCGTAGGAGATTTTGGGGCTTAAATCCACATCGGTCAGGTAATTTTGGGTCGCAGCATATCTTGTAAATGCATCGTTGCCCCAATCAAGATTGGAATTAAAAGGTTCAGTAAGATCAACTGCGACTACAGTCTTATCATTGAGGCGCTTGGCAACCCGTCCATATGGCCAAACAATATAAGTACGCGAGTGATTAACTCCCGAATCGTATTGAAACGTATTAAAATTTAAGGCGCTTCCCTTAAATTGCAAATCAGCATAAGAGCCGGTTCCTCCAACAAGCAAAACGCCATTTTTTACTTTGAATAAATCAGCCGGGTTGTTATAGCTAATTCCTGCAAAATACTGTATCACATTCGCCTGGGTATTGAGAGTCAACAGGCATAATACTCCTGTAAATATTAATCGCATGATTTTTCCGTGATTTTGGCAGCATTCTTAATGGAATGCCGCACTAATTGTTGAATTTAATTCTGGATATTTGTTGTAGAGCCGCTCGGAGGTGAGCTGGTTGATGTCCCAGTCTGTGTTTGTGTATTAGTTTGAGTAGCATCATTTGTTGTGTCGCCAGGTGTTTGAGCCTGAGGAGTTGTAGTATTTGTAGTTGATGGGGTTGCATTAGACGGTGAATTGGTTTGTGGCATACTGGTTGCTGTGCGTGGCATGGCAATCATTTGGTTGATGCCTAAATCACCAGTAATTTTTCGTCCTACAGTTACATTGACATTAAGTAATTGGGTTACCTTTTCTTTGTCATTTTGATAAACAACTTGTAATGGTATGGTAATTTTCCATTGATTTTCTATGGCTTCGGTGACTTGTGGCTGACCATCAATTTGGCTGCTAACATGCAGTTTTTGCGACTTAATGGCATCAAGATTGCCTGATTTTTGCAAAGCTGAATTGAAGCTTAGCCATCCTTGATCTGTGAAACAGGCTTGTAATTTTTGTAATTGAGCATCTACAGTGGCTGGATCAAAATCAAATGACTGGATTATTGCTTTCTCCGCCCAGGTTAAAACCAAGGATTGATCTATTGCCTTTGTTTCGGCGGGAATTTTGTAATCACAATTAACAACTGGCGCTGTTTGTTGTGAGGGTACTTGTTGTTGAGCAGGCTGCTGTGTGGTTTGTTGCTGTGCTGGTTGATTCTGCTGATTATTCTGGATGTTTGGGTTAGATTGTTGTTCACCTGACTGGGTCGGTTGATTTTGTTGATTGTTTTGAGTCGGTTGTTGCCCACTTGTCTGTACAGGCTGGTTCGCCTGATTTTGTTGAGTGTTTTGATTTGTAGCAGGTGCCTGATTCGTTGACTCAGAAACTACATTAGTGCCAGTAGAAGCAGAATTTTGAGTGGATATCGCTTGTTGAGTTGCATCAGAGTTCGCTTGAGTAGTGATTAGAGTAAATAAAGCACCCCACAGCACAGTTTTCTTCATGAAATATACTCCTCAATTAGTATCTAACAATTCTGCGATAATAAGTGCCGCTAGTCTAGCAGTTTTTTGTTCTGAATCTAGTGGCGGCGAAAGTTCTGCTATGTCTAAACTTACTACTTTGCCACTTTGTATGAGGTATTTCAACAGGGGCATTATTTTCCATGGAGAAAGGCCCAGTGCTTGTGGAGCACTTACACCCGGAGCATAGGATTCAGCAAAAACGTCAAGGCATATCGTCAGGTAAATATAATCCAGATTAAGGATAAAATCATCAAGAAATGCAATTTGCCAAGCCTGGCTTTGTTCATAAAGGTCTTCTGCCGACAAATAGCTCATATTTAATTCTTTTGCTTTTTCAAAAAGGGAAGGGGTATTGCCAAATTTTTGCACCCCAATACAACAATAATGAAAAGGCATTTTTTTTTCTTCGCAATAGGTAGCAATTTGAGAGAATGGGGTTCCTGAGTTGCCCAATTCTCCCTTTTTATAAGGGCGTAAATCAAAATGAGCATCGAAGTTGATAATCCCTAATTTCGGATAGAGTGGGGATAATCCTTGATAGTGCGCCCAGGCTATTTCATGCCCACCTCCGAAGGCACAGATCTGATGACCATTTTCATGGCAGAAATGAACTATTTGAGCAAATTGAGATTGGGCTAATTCCAATTCATCGTTTTCACATACTACATTTCCAAGATCAACATAACGTTTGTTATTATGACATGGTAATTTGGCAAGTTGGGTTTTAATTTGATCAGGACCTAATTTCGCCCCTGTTCTGCCTAAATTACGTTTAATTCCTGCATCACTGGCAAATCCAAGAAATATCGTTTTTTTGTCTTTAGCCATTAATTCATTTTGATTGTCAATAAAAGTGATTTTTTGAAAAAAACGTTCCTGATTGGCTGTGTCCTTCCTGCCTTGCCAAAGAGCAGGATTGGCCGGGCGATAGTTACTTAAATCGTCAAACATCAAGTTCTCCTTTTAATAGACCTCTTGCATAATTTGTTTCTTTAGTTTTATTGCCGCGTTGCAAACGTTTCTGTGGTGCTCATTTACTCCATGTAAACTTCGCTCCTCAAAACGTTTGCGCCTTGTCCTAAAACAAAATAGTCAGGTTATGCAAGAGCTCTAATGATATGGCTAGTTTCCAAGAGAAATGCTAAATACTCAAGATCTTCATTTATTTTTAATAAAATTAGCCAGTTCAGTCGATTTTTTCTTGCTCTAAAATAAAACGTGCAGGTTATGCAAGAAGTCTAATGTCTGGTATTATTTCACCTATTATTTTCTATATTGATGAGGAAATTGTGTATCTCATTACTGGCGGTGGTAGTGGCATAGGAAAAGCTTTGGCATTTGCTTTGGCAAAGCGCAATAAGCAGGTGCTCATAGTAGGGCGCAGGGAAAATTTATTGCAAGAAACTGCTTCTTTGTCTTCAAATATTAATTATTTATGTGCCGATGTTTCTACTCCTCAAGGCAGAGAGTTAATCAAATCCAGTTTAAGTACCATTCCTCAAATTAATGGCTTGATAAACAATGCGGGAACGCTGGAGCCTACACTTCTTTTAAAGGATGTTTCTTTTGCTGAGTGGCATCAGGCATTAAATACCAATATAGACGCGGCACTTTTCTTGCCGCAACTCCTGTATGATAAATTGTCAGGAGGCCGAGTGTTAAATGTTGGATCAGCTGCTGCTTATTTTCCTATCAAAGGATGGGGAACCTATTGTGTATCGAAAGCGGCCTTGTCTATGTTAACACGATGCTGGCAGCTTGAATCCGATTCACCTGTCTTTACTAGTGTGATGCCTGGAATTATCGATACTCATATGCAGGCAATAGCTAGAAACGGGCTTAATCTTGACCCGGAACAGGTCAATTTTTACAGGCGCTTAAAAGAACATAATCGTTTGATATCACCCGAGACAGTAGCAGAATTTTTTATTTGGCTGCTGTTGGATATTGATAAAAAAACGTATGTATCCAAAGAGTGGGATATATATGACACAACTCACCACTCTGCCTGGTTGAAACCGCCTCACCAGGTACTTCATTGGGAATTTTAATGTTTGCCTGTGATGAATTATTGCTCAATGCCAGCACAATCGATACCAAAGGGTTACAACTTTCTAATCAGGCGATTGCTATAAGAAAAGGCAGGATAGAGTGGTGTGGCTCTGAGGATCAATTACCTGTCCATTTTCAGGAAAGTGCCAAATCAAAAAAGGATTGTTACGGCCAATTAATTACACCAGGATTAATTGATTGTCATACTCATTTGGTTTATGCAGGCCACAGGGCGGCAGAGTTTCGATTAAAATTGCAAGGCGTTAGTTACGCTGATATTGCCAAATCAGGTGGGGGCATATTATCAACAGTACAAATGACGCGAGATGCTTCTGAAGAAGAATTAATTAGTCAATCATTGCCAAGACTTCTTGCGTTAAAAAATGAAGGGGTTACTACTGTTGAAATTAAGTCGGGCTACGGCCTTGATTTGCAAAATGAATTGAAAATGCTCAGAGTGGCCAGGCAGTTAGGGGAAATGGCTGGAGTACGGGTAAAAACCACGTTTCTGGGGGCACATGCTGTAGGTCCTGAGTTTAAAGGAAATAGCCAGGCTTATGTCGATTTTCTTTGTAATGAAATGTTGCCTGCAGCTAAAAATATGGATTTGGTGGATGCGGTGGATGTTTTTTGTGAGTCTATCGCTTTTTCCATACGGCAGACCGAGCAAATTTTTCAAGCTGCTAAAGATTTAAATTTACCGATAAAATGTCATGCTGAACAATTGTCTAACATGGGGGCCAGCACTTTGGCTGCACGTTACGGCGCATTATCCTGTGATCATCTGGAGTTTTTGGATGAAAATGGCGCATTAAGTATGATAAAAGCCAATACGGTTGCAGTTTTACTTCCTGGCGCCTTTTATTTTCTTAGAGAAAAGCGAAAACCACCTGTTGATTTATTGCGTCAGGTTGGTGTTGGTATGGCCATTGCCACGGATTCTAACCCGGGTTCCTCTCCAACGACTTCTTTGTTATTGATGATGAGTATGGCTTGCCAATTTTTCGCTATGTCTATACCTGAAGTTTTATCTGCAGTAACGTATCAGGCTTCCAGAGCTTTAGGAATGGAAAAGGATATTGGGAGCATTGAAGCAGGCAAGATTGCTGATTTGGTTTTATGGTCTATAAAAGATAGCGCTGCGCTATGTTATTATTTCGCTTATCCGTTACCTCATCAAACGATGGTGGCTGGTGAATGGGTATCCTGAGAGGATTACTTGATTGGAGATAAACAATGCCGATACAAATGAATTTAATCAATAAAATTGGCCTGATGTTTGGGCTATTATTTTATTCGTTTCTTGCTTCTGCGATTACAACAGAAGTTATTAAAAAAGAAACAGCGGAGTATTTGCTGGATATAAAATACCCTCAGGGATTTCAAAGTAACGGAGTCAATCAGGCGGTAAAGGAATTTATCACTAATCAGCAAAAGAGTTTTATGAATGAATTATCTGAAGATGCTGATACTCCTGCAGATGCTCCAGGTAAAACCGGTTTAAATATTACATATGCTATTCCTTACCAATCAACTAATGCCCTAAGTGTTCGATTTAATATTTCCATCTATCATCGAGGAGCTGCTCATCCCTCAAATGCAGTAAAGGTACTTAACTTTATCAAGAATCAGCCTGTACAATTGTCTGATTTATTTGTTCCAGGTTCCGATTATTTGCAGCCAATCGCTGATCTGGCTAAAAAAGAAATCACAGCCAAGAAGATTTCAGATGAAAACTGGATTAAAGAAGGAACGAAACCGACACAGGAAAATTATAGTATTTGGCATTTTACCAAAAAAGGGATTGCTATTGTTTTTAATACATACCAGGTGGCAGCTTATGTTTATGGAGAGCAAACAGTGGATATCCCATTATCACTAATTTCTGCTATGGTAAAACCAGAAATTTCCAAAGCAGTGTGGGGTAATTGATGTCTGATACTCCATTTATTGCAGCGAATAAAAAAGTAGCTGAACTCACTTTTAGAGTGATTATTCTGGCGATAATTTTGACCGTTCTACTGGCGATGTCTAATGCTTATCTGGCGCTTAAACTCGGTATATTAACTTCCGCTTCAATTCCCGCCGCTATTATTTCCATGGGGATTTTGCGGTTTTTTAAAAATTCAACCATTCTTGAAAACAATGCCGTACAGACAGCAGCATCTGCTGGTGAGGCTGTTGCAGGCGGTATCGTTTACACTATTCCTGCGCTCATTATCATCGGGTTTTGGAACCACTTTGATTACGTCACTAATTTTTTTATTGCTGTTTGTGGAGGAGTACTGGGAGTTTTGTTTTCTATTCCTTTGCGTCGCATTCTTGTTAATGATCAAAGCCTCAAATTTCCTGAAGGAAGAGCAATTGCAGAAGTTTTGAAATCTTCAGCAGACAAGGTGGGTATTAAAGACATTTTTCTTGGCGGGCTTGTAGGTGGGCTTCTCGAGTTATTACAAATTGGTTTCAAAGTAATCGCCAGCAGCTGGAATTATTGGTTTGCTGTAAAACGTTCTCTATTTGGTTTGGGCGCTGGCTTCTCTGCAACCATGATAGGCGCAGGCTATCTCGTTGGTCACGATATGGCAATAAGCATTTTTCTTGGGGCAGTCATTTCATGGTTGATTGCTTTGCCAATAGCCAGTCAATTTTATCCTGATTTTTTAAACCAGTACCCCGCAGAACAAGCAGCCACTTTGTTATGGAATAGTGAAATGCGCTATTTAGGGATAGGAGCCATGCTGTTTGCCGGTATTTGGACCTTTATAAAATTAGTGAAACCACTCACCAGAAGTGTCAAGACATCATTCAGAACTTATATTTCCAAGAGCAAGTTCAGAGAACAATATCCTCGCACTGAAAAAGATATTCCCATGCCATTTATATTGATGGGCGTTGGTCTGATGGCTGGAATACTGTTTTTGTTCTTTCAAATCATTTTTCCATTAGGGCAGGTGGGACTGGATAATGATTTTTCACCAACCATTGTATTTATTGGTGTTATTTATGTTCTAGTCGTCGGTTTTTTATTCTCAGTGATTACAGCTTATTTTTCCGGAATGGTAGGAGTCACTGCAAGTCCCGGGAGTTCAGTGGTTATCTCGGGTATGCTTTTTGCTGCATGGCTATTGGTTTCAGCAGTTAATCATCTATTGCCCCTTCCATTAAGTCCACAACAAATTCAAGCTGCGGAAGCTATTACTATTATTATCGGTGCGGTAGTCACAGGCATAGCTGCTATCGCTAATGACAATACCCAAGACTTAAAAGTAGGTCAATTAGTTGGGGCTACCCCATGGAAACAGGAGGTGATGTTGCTACTTGGTGTTGTTATATCTGCTTTGGTTATTCCTCCTGTGATGCAGATTTTATTTAATGTCTATGGTATAGCCGGAGTAATGCCACGTGCTGGAATGGATGTAACGCAATCGTTGCCTGCCCCGACTGCCGCATTAATGGCAGCCATCACTGAAGCAGTATTTAGAAACTCATTGCCCTGGAATATGATGTTGGCTGGTTCATGTATTATTTTATTGGCTATTTTTCTCAATCGAATTTTAAATATCAAACGCTTTCTTAATTTATCTATTTTAGGTATTGCCATTGGCATGTATTTACCTCTTTCTTCTTCGGTCCCTTTATTTATTGGAGGAATGATTGCTTTATTTGTTCAAAATCGTTTAGTGCGGGTGAAAATTAACTCGGAAGAATCTACCAATAGAAAGCAAAAAGGCACTCTTATTGCCTGTGGCCTGGTTGCTGGATCAGCGATTATGGATGTGCTACTGGCTATACCGTTTTCTATTTTTCATAGCCCTGATGCTTTACAGCTGGTAGGAGCATCATGGAAACAATGTGGAGTGTATTTAGGAGTATTTTCTACTTTGCTTTTAGCATGGTGGATAAGTCATCGTGTCTGTAGAAGCAAAATTTGAGCTCAATGATGAGGTCATTTTGATCGTTTTACATCTTTTGTCATAGGTTGTGCTGCACTCGTGAGCAGCCTACCTTAAAGGTGTTTCTTTGGATATTTATTGAATCCCAAACCATCCCCCAGTATCGCCGCCTGCCCAACAACTGTTATTTTGACAGGCAGGAATCTTTTCAGCACAAAGCTGTTTAAATTGATAGGCAGCACTGATGTCTTGATTTTTATATCCATCAGGTTGGCAAATTCGGGCATCATATTGTCCTTTGACTCGAATTTGTCCCATGACAGAAATGGTTGGGGAAATGGCGTAGACACCTGTATTATGGGAATAACAAGCAATATAGCATCCTGGATAATCTGCATAGCTGTTGTCGGTTGGTAAGAGTACCTTTTTTGCTCCCGGGTAAGGATGAT
Coding sequences within:
- the hutI gene encoding imidazolonepropionase, with the translated sequence MFACDELLLNASTIDTKGLQLSNQAIAIRKGRIEWCGSEDQLPVHFQESAKSKKDCYGQLITPGLIDCHTHLVYAGHRAAEFRLKLQGVSYADIAKSGGGILSTVQMTRDASEEELISQSLPRLLALKNEGVTTVEIKSGYGLDLQNELKMLRVARQLGEMAGVRVKTTFLGAHAVGPEFKGNSQAYVDFLCNEMLPAAKNMDLVDAVDVFCESIAFSIRQTEQIFQAAKDLNLPIKCHAEQLSNMGASTLAARYGALSCDHLEFLDENGALSMIKANTVAVLLPGAFYFLREKRKPPVDLLRQVGVGMAIATDSNPGSSPTTSLLLMMSMACQFFAMSIPEVLSAVTYQASRALGMEKDIGSIEAGKIADLVLWSIKDSAALCYYFAYPLPHQTMVAGEWVS
- a CDS encoding DUF3298 and DUF4163 domain-containing protein, with product MPIQMNLINKIGLMFGLLFYSFLASAITTEVIKKETAEYLLDIKYPQGFQSNGVNQAVKEFITNQQKSFMNELSEDADTPADAPGKTGLNITYAIPYQSTNALSVRFNISIYHRGAAHPSNAVKVLNFIKNQPVQLSDLFVPGSDYLQPIADLAKKEITAKKISDENWIKEGTKPTQENYSIWHFTKKGIAIVFNTYQVAAYVYGEQTVDIPLSLISAMVKPEISKAVWGN
- a CDS encoding OPT family oligopeptide transporter, whose amino-acid sequence is MSDTPFIAANKKVAELTFRVIILAIILTVLLAMSNAYLALKLGILTSASIPAAIISMGILRFFKNSTILENNAVQTAASAGEAVAGGIVYTIPALIIIGFWNHFDYVTNFFIAVCGGVLGVLFSIPLRRILVNDQSLKFPEGRAIAEVLKSSADKVGIKDIFLGGLVGGLLELLQIGFKVIASSWNYWFAVKRSLFGLGAGFSATMIGAGYLVGHDMAISIFLGAVISWLIALPIASQFYPDFLNQYPAEQAATLLWNSEMRYLGIGAMLFAGIWTFIKLVKPLTRSVKTSFRTYISKSKFREQYPRTEKDIPMPFILMGVGLMAGILFLFFQIIFPLGQVGLDNDFSPTIVFIGVIYVLVVGFLFSVITAYFSGMVGVTASPGSSVVISGMLFAAWLLVSAVNHLLPLPLSPQQIQAAEAITIIIGAVVTGIAAIANDNTQDLKVGQLVGATPWKQEVMLLLGVVISALVIPPVMQILFNVYGIAGVMPRAGMDVTQSLPAPTAALMAAITEAVFRNSLPWNMMLAGSCIILLAIFLNRILNIKRFLNLSILGIAIGMYLPLSSSVPLFIGGMIALFVQNRLVRVKINSEESTNRKQKGTLIACGLVAGSAIMDVLLAIPFSIFHSPDALQLVGASWKQCGVYLGVFSTLLLAWWISHRVCRSKI